A stretch of DNA from Dokdonia sp. PRO95:
TAGATAGTACTATTTTTTTCATAATTAAAAGATATTCGTCATTAGTAAATAGAGATAACGTTGGGAATCTCAGGGTATAAAGATAAATTGTATAAATCAGTTATCTACACTAAAATATTAAAACCAAGCAAATAAACTATAAAAAACAAATTATACCCGATAACGAACACATTTTTCATTAAAGTCTATAACCTATCCCTAGTTGAATCACTGCATTTTTACCTTCTAATTCTGAAAACCTAGTCTCTCCAGCATTATTAAAAGTAAAATTGTTATTATCTTGAAAGACATCTGTTAGACCATAAGTATATCTAGCCTCTATAAAAATATTAGAATCAAAAATATACCCTATCCCACCAAATGCAGATGCTTCAAAGTTTGAAAAAACACCTGATTTATTAGGGTCCCATACTTTTACCCCTACTTGTGGACCAGCATTTATATACAAATTACTTAGATTGAGCTTAAGGCCTAAAGGAAGGTTTAAATAATCTAAGCGAAAACTCTCCAAATTTTTTCCTTGTTGAGAAAAGATAAATTCTGGCATAAAACTTAACTTCTCAGAGAG
This window harbors:
- a CDS encoding porin family protein, with translation MKKSLFLLLTGLSLLSFSFINAQVTSGFKAGVNFADVTGLSFDNDGSSAAERIENQLDGKRTGYFVGFLVDIPLSEKLSFMPEFIFSQQGKNLESFRLDYLNLPLGLKLNLSNLYINAGPQVGVKVWDPNKSGVFSNFEASAFGGIGYIFDSNIFIEARYTYGLTDVFQDNNNFTFNNAGETRFSELEGKNAVIQLGIGYRL